In one window of Nocardia brasiliensis DNA:
- a CDS encoding AraC family transcriptional regulator: protein MDALASLLEGPRARGAFLMCSMLAPPWSLHIQDEAPLTVVSMVRGGAWIMLGENPPRQLCVGDIAIFRGPDHYTIADDPGTAPRIYIHPGNIAKTADGEILCETLSLGVRQWGTDADGATMMITGTYESAGAASQRLLRALPPVIVLQRGDFDTRLLDILVDEAVKDEPAQGVVLDRLLDMVLIAALRSWFARNDAPAWYHAYSDPLVGKALRLLQHNPAHGWTVAGLAAAVGVSRAALARRFTDLVGEPPMSFLTEWRLSLAADLLAESDATIEAIARQVGYGSAFALSAAFKRHFGVSPRDHRQGANPAELVSAG from the coding sequence GTGGATGCGCTCGCCAGTCTGCTCGAAGGTCCCCGTGCCCGTGGCGCGTTCCTGATGTGTTCGATGCTCGCCCCGCCCTGGTCGCTGCACATCCAGGACGAGGCGCCGCTCACCGTGGTGTCGATGGTGCGCGGTGGCGCCTGGATCATGCTGGGGGAGAACCCGCCCCGGCAGCTGTGCGTGGGCGATATCGCGATCTTCCGCGGCCCCGACCACTACACGATCGCCGACGACCCGGGCACCGCGCCGCGGATCTATATCCATCCCGGCAACATCGCCAAGACCGCCGACGGCGAAATACTCTGCGAGACATTGAGTCTCGGCGTGCGCCAGTGGGGCACCGACGCCGATGGCGCGACCATGATGATCACCGGTACCTACGAGTCCGCGGGCGCGGCGAGTCAGCGCCTGCTGCGCGCGCTGCCGCCGGTCATCGTGTTGCAGCGCGGCGATTTCGACACCCGGTTGCTCGACATTCTGGTCGACGAGGCGGTCAAGGACGAACCCGCGCAGGGTGTCGTGCTCGACCGGCTGCTCGACATGGTGCTGATCGCCGCCCTGCGCTCCTGGTTCGCCCGCAACGACGCGCCCGCCTGGTATCACGCCTACAGCGATCCGCTTGTCGGCAAGGCCCTGCGGCTGCTGCAGCACAATCCGGCGCACGGCTGGACGGTCGCGGGCCTGGCCGCGGCGGTCGGGGTGTCCAGGGCCGCGCTCGCCCGCCGCTTCACCGATCTGGTCGGCGAGCCGCCGATGTCGTTCCTCACCGAGTGGCGGCTCTCGCTGGCCGCGGACCTGCTCGCCGAGTCCGACGCCACCATCGAGGCCATCGCCCGCCAGGTCGGTTACGGCAGCGCGTTCGCGCTCAGCGCCGCGTTCAAACGCCACTTCGGCGTCAGCCCGCGTGACCACCGGCAGGGCGCCAACCCGGCTGAGCTAGTGTCGGCCGGGTGA
- a CDS encoding acyl-CoA thioesterase, translated as MPTRWADNDHYGHVNNVTYYSYFDTAVNAWLMHATGTDIRELPALGVVAQTSCQYVGSLSFPDQLQVGLRVSRLGRSSITYELAIFREADSDLELAATGTFVHVYVDAETRKPVEIPAVIRTAATQLTT; from the coding sequence ATGCCGACCCGGTGGGCGGACAACGACCACTACGGGCACGTGAACAACGTGACCTACTACTCGTATTTCGACACCGCGGTCAACGCGTGGCTGATGCACGCCACCGGCACCGACATCCGCGAGCTGCCCGCGCTCGGCGTCGTCGCGCAGACCTCGTGCCAGTACGTCGGCTCGCTCAGCTTTCCCGACCAACTCCAGGTCGGCCTGCGCGTCTCCCGCCTCGGTCGCTCCAGCATCACCTACGAACTCGCGATCTTCCGCGAAGCCGACAGCGATCTGGAGCTCGCCGCCACCGGCACCTTCGTGCACGTCTACGTGGACGCCGAAACCCGCAAGCCGGTCGAGATCCCGGCCGTCATTCGCACCGCCGCAACCCAACTGACCACCTGA
- a CDS encoding SDR family oxidoreductase, which produces MEISGKVAIVTGAGAGIGAALAKALVAAGAQVVLADLDADGVGAVAESLGPAAVAVPGDVTDEQVIRALIDRAATEFGPVDLYFANAGIGGGGGLDSTDAQWTAALEVNVLAHVRAARLLVPEWSSRGGGYFVSTASAAGLLTQLGSAPYAVSKHAAVGFAEWLSVTYGDKGIRVSCLCPMGVDTQLLHHGLVPEQFAADAELAVKAVTTAGAVLSPDEVAEVVLAALDAEHFLILPHPEVLKMYRYKGSDYDRWLDGMRRFQAALKNG; this is translated from the coding sequence ATGGAGATTTCAGGCAAGGTTGCCATCGTCACGGGGGCGGGCGCCGGCATCGGCGCGGCGCTGGCGAAAGCGCTGGTCGCCGCCGGAGCACAGGTGGTGCTCGCCGACCTCGATGCCGACGGCGTGGGCGCCGTCGCCGAATCGCTCGGTCCGGCGGCCGTCGCGGTCCCCGGCGACGTGACCGACGAGCAGGTGATCCGCGCGCTCATCGACCGCGCCGCCACTGAATTCGGCCCGGTGGACCTGTATTTCGCGAACGCGGGGATCGGCGGTGGCGGCGGGCTGGACAGCACCGACGCGCAATGGACGGCCGCGCTCGAGGTCAACGTGCTCGCGCACGTCAGGGCCGCACGGCTGCTGGTTCCCGAATGGTCTTCGCGCGGTGGCGGATACTTCGTGTCCACGGCGTCGGCGGCGGGCCTGCTGACCCAGCTGGGCTCCGCGCCGTACGCGGTCTCCAAACACGCCGCGGTCGGCTTCGCCGAATGGCTGTCGGTCACCTACGGCGACAAGGGGATTCGGGTCAGCTGCCTGTGCCCGATGGGGGTCGACACCCAGCTCCTGCACCACGGCCTGGTCCCCGAGCAATTCGCCGCGGACGCCGAACTCGCGGTGAAGGCGGTGACCACCGCGGGTGCGGTCCTGTCCCCCGACGAGGTGGCCGAGGTCGTGCTCGCCGCCCTCGACGCCGAACACTTCCTGATCCTGCCGCACCCCGAGGTCCTGAAGATGTACCGCTACAAGGGCTCCGACTACGACCGCTGGCTCGACGGCATGCGCCGCTTCCAGGCCGCACTGAAAAACGGGTAG
- a CDS encoding Lrp/AsnC family transcriptional regulator has translation MTRETAEVTLDATDARLLLELVANPRATGVELAARLGLSRNTVQARLSRWEAGGVLGSFERRVQPRALGYPLSAFVAVVVDQHQLDSVVMELAEVPEVTEVCGMTGLTDLTVRVVAKDADDLYRIAGQILKIPGVERTNMALVMRELVGPRTAPLLDRLAGAN, from the coding sequence ATGACCAGAGAAACGGCCGAGGTGACCCTGGACGCGACCGATGCCAGGTTGTTGCTGGAGCTGGTCGCCAACCCGAGGGCCACGGGTGTGGAGCTGGCGGCCCGGTTGGGGTTGTCCCGCAACACCGTGCAGGCGCGGTTGTCCCGCTGGGAGGCGGGTGGGGTGCTCGGCAGTTTCGAGCGCCGGGTGCAACCGCGCGCGCTCGGTTATCCGCTGTCGGCGTTCGTCGCGGTGGTGGTCGATCAGCACCAATTGGATTCGGTGGTCATGGAACTCGCCGAGGTGCCCGAGGTCACCGAGGTGTGCGGCATGACCGGACTCACCGACCTGACCGTGCGAGTCGTCGCGAAGGACGCCGACGATCTGTATCGAATCGCCGGGCAGATATTGAAGATTCCCGGCGTGGAGCGCACCAATATGGCGTTGGTGATGCGCGAGCTGGTCGGCCCGCGCACCGCACCCCTGCTGGACCGGCTGGCCGGCGCTAACTGA
- a CDS encoding VOC family protein codes for MPVTGPDFVSLQTRDLSAAQAFYEQYLGLVRARTGPPHAVVFDTKPIAFALREIVPGTDLTSVAQPGFGAAIWLHATDVQAIHDALVADGHAIVTAPIDGPFGRTFTFADPDGYRITLHDRA; via the coding sequence ATGCCCGTCACCGGACCCGACTTCGTCTCGCTGCAAACACGCGACCTCAGCGCCGCACAGGCGTTCTACGAGCAGTATCTGGGCCTCGTCCGCGCGCGGACCGGCCCGCCGCACGCCGTCGTCTTCGACACGAAGCCGATCGCGTTCGCGCTGCGCGAGATCGTGCCCGGCACCGATCTCACCTCCGTCGCACAGCCCGGCTTCGGGGCCGCGATCTGGCTGCACGCCACCGACGTTCAGGCCATTCACGACGCGCTCGTCGCCGACGGACACGCCATCGTCACCGCACCGATCGACGGCCCCTTCGGCCGCACCTTCACCTTCGCCGACCCCGACGGCTACCGGATCACGCTGCACGACCGCGCCTGA
- a CDS encoding MarR family winged helix-turn-helix transcriptional regulator, producing the protein MGQDGVDLATSLGYLLKEASSALRVAMEEVLRPLGMNVTHYSCLELLAQRPGLSNSELARGAFVTRQTMNVLLQALERDGYVTRPAAAPVGKVLPTRLTPRGRRSLGQATVAVRSVERRMLADLSVDEQAAASRILRSMIHSLRDSGDD; encoded by the coding sequence ATGGGTCAAGACGGGGTCGACCTGGCGACATCGCTGGGGTACCTGCTGAAGGAAGCGTCGAGCGCGCTGCGCGTAGCGATGGAGGAGGTGTTGCGACCGCTCGGGATGAACGTGACGCACTACTCCTGCCTCGAACTGCTGGCGCAGCGCCCTGGCCTGTCGAACTCCGAGCTCGCGCGGGGCGCGTTCGTGACCAGGCAGACGATGAACGTGCTACTCCAGGCGCTGGAACGGGACGGCTACGTGACCAGGCCCGCGGCCGCCCCCGTGGGAAAAGTGCTGCCCACGCGACTCACCCCGCGCGGCCGCCGAAGCCTGGGTCAGGCCACCGTCGCGGTCCGCTCCGTCGAGCGCAGAATGCTCGCCGACCTGAGCGTGGATGAGCAAGCCGCCGCGTCCCGAATCCTGCGCAGCATGATCCATTCCCTGCGCGACAGCGGCGACGACTGA
- the pdhA gene encoding pyruvate dehydrogenase (acetyl-transferring) E1 component subunit alpha has protein sequence MSEKIDFPVQLVQPDGRRVLAREHAALIADIGPDQLRNLYEDMVVTRRIDTEATALQRQGQLGLWAPLLGQEATQVGSAHALHPDDYVFCSYREAAVAYCRGVHPTEITRMWRGVAHSCWDPSAVNMTNPNIIVGSQGLHATGYAYAAHLEGAEIATIAYFGDGASSQGDIAEALGFAASWSAPVVFLCQNNHWAISEPVRVQSQTPIVRRAYGYGIPGVQVDGNDVLAVLAVTRQAIARARSGGGPSFIEALTYRMGPHTTADDPTRYRSSAETEEWARRDPIDRLRRLLERESLFDNEFQRRVAEHADEVARQVRTSTIDMPDPAPIDLFDHVYASPHALITEERREYAEYLAGDPSDAAARPEGVPS, from the coding sequence ATGTCAGAGAAGATCGACTTTCCGGTCCAATTGGTCCAGCCCGACGGCCGTCGCGTGCTAGCTCGAGAACACGCCGCGTTGATCGCCGACATCGGGCCCGATCAACTGCGGAACCTATACGAGGACATGGTCGTCACGCGGCGGATCGACACCGAGGCCACGGCTTTGCAGCGGCAGGGGCAGCTGGGTCTCTGGGCGCCGCTGCTCGGTCAGGAGGCCACCCAGGTCGGTTCGGCGCACGCGCTGCACCCCGACGACTACGTGTTCTGTAGCTATCGCGAGGCCGCCGTCGCCTACTGCCGCGGCGTGCATCCCACCGAGATCACCAGGATGTGGCGCGGTGTCGCGCACTCGTGCTGGGATCCGAGCGCGGTCAACATGACCAACCCGAACATCATCGTCGGATCGCAGGGGCTGCACGCGACGGGCTACGCGTACGCCGCTCATCTGGAAGGCGCGGAGATCGCGACAATCGCCTACTTCGGTGACGGCGCGAGCAGTCAGGGCGATATCGCCGAGGCGCTCGGTTTCGCGGCGAGCTGGAGCGCGCCGGTGGTGTTCCTCTGCCAGAACAACCACTGGGCGATCAGCGAACCGGTGCGGGTGCAGAGCCAGACCCCGATCGTGCGCCGCGCCTACGGTTACGGCATCCCCGGCGTGCAGGTCGACGGCAACGACGTGCTCGCGGTGCTCGCCGTGACCAGGCAGGCGATCGCGCGGGCGCGCAGCGGCGGTGGTCCCTCGTTCATCGAGGCGCTCACCTACCGGATGGGCCCGCACACCACCGCCGACGACCCCACCCGCTACCGCTCGTCGGCCGAGACCGAGGAGTGGGCGCGCCGCGATCCGATCGATCGGCTGCGGCGGCTGCTGGAGCGGGAGTCGTTGTTCGACAACGAATTCCAGCGCCGCGTCGCCGAGCACGCCGACGAGGTGGCTCGGCAGGTGCGCACCTCGACCATCGACATGCCCGATCCGGCCCCGATCGACCTGTTCGATCACGTCTACGCCTCCCCGCATGCGCTCATCACCGAAGAGCGACGGGAATACGCGGAGTATCTGGCTGGCGATCCCAGCGATGCGGCCGCGCGACCGGAAGGAGTCCCTTCATGA
- a CDS encoding alpha-ketoacid dehydrogenase subunit beta, translating into MITTFAGALNTGLRRALEDDPKVLLMGEDIGRLGGVFRVTDALQKDFGNNRVIDTPLAESGIVGTAFGMALRGFRPVCEIQFDGFVYPAFDQIVSHVAKIHYRTQGKVIAPITIRIPFGGGIGSVEHHSESPEAYFAHTAGLRVMSPSNPADAYLMIRQAIALDDPVIFFEPKRRYWDKADVDFLALDRDGDLPLERARVCTVGGDATVVAYGGTVATALTAAKIAAEEGHSLEVIDLRSLSPIDFDTIEQSVAKTGRLVITHEAPVFAGLGAEIAARITERCFYHLEAPVLRVGGFDIPYPPAKLEKFHLPDPDRILAAVDRTLAA; encoded by the coding sequence ATGATCACAACTTTCGCCGGCGCATTGAACACCGGATTGCGGCGCGCACTGGAGGACGACCCCAAGGTACTGCTCATGGGCGAGGACATCGGGCGCCTCGGTGGTGTGTTCCGGGTGACCGACGCGTTGCAGAAGGACTTCGGCAACAATCGGGTCATAGACACGCCGCTGGCCGAATCCGGTATCGTCGGCACGGCTTTCGGCATGGCGCTGCGCGGCTTCCGGCCGGTGTGCGAGATCCAGTTCGACGGATTCGTCTACCCCGCCTTCGACCAGATCGTCTCGCATGTGGCGAAGATCCACTACCGGACCCAGGGAAAGGTCATCGCGCCCATCACGATTCGCATTCCGTTCGGTGGCGGGATCGGTTCGGTGGAGCATCATTCGGAATCGCCGGAAGCCTATTTCGCGCACACCGCCGGGTTGCGCGTGATGAGTCCGAGCAATCCCGCCGACGCGTATCTGATGATCCGCCAGGCGATCGCGCTGGACGACCCGGTGATCTTCTTCGAGCCCAAGCGGCGCTACTGGGACAAGGCCGACGTCGATTTCCTCGCGCTGGATCGGGACGGCGATCTGCCGCTGGAGCGCGCCAGGGTCTGCACCGTGGGCGGTGACGCCACCGTCGTCGCCTACGGCGGCACCGTCGCCACCGCCCTGACCGCCGCGAAAATCGCTGCCGAGGAAGGGCATTCGCTCGAAGTGATCGACCTGCGCAGTCTCTCGCCGATCGATTTCGACACCATCGAGCAGTCGGTGGCCAAGACCGGCAGGCTCGTCATCACGCACGAGGCGCCGGTGTTCGCCGGCCTCGGCGCCGAGATCGCGGCGCGGATCACCGAGCGGTGCTTCTATCACCTGGAGGCGCCGGTGCTGCGGGTCGGCGGATTCGATATCCCGTATCCCCCGGCTAAGCTCGAGAAGTTCCATCTCCCCGATCCCGACCGCATTCTCGCCGCGGTGGATCGAACGCTCGCCGCTTGA
- a CDS encoding dihydrolipoamide acetyltransferase family protein encodes MEDRANEPGPGNVLEFRLPDLGEGLADAELVSWSVGVGDEVELNQTIAEVETAKAVVALPSPFAGRVVELLAEPGQTVPVGAPLIRIGSDQAPAQPPQDSAAGETNGNGRTAVLVGYGPEGEAVSRRRRPAAAPNPLPPQGGDTPESIPEQPAAQLVSSGDADSAARLSTARAAATPAARRLARELGIDLWFVAGSGPGGAVTVDDVRGAVPVSQPRATAPAPAGDTHADPSRPQAREERVPITGVRKRTAAAMLASARTIPQASTFVTLDFTASMELLDHLRSTKPFAGLTLTPLALVAKSALAALVEFPGINTFWDEQNQEIVTKHYVNLGIAVATDRGLLVPNVKEAQSLSLRDLTREIGWLAETARSGGASPTDLRGGTFTITNVGVFGVDTGVPLVNPGEAAILCLGSIRKRPWVFRDELAVRWVTTLGISFDHRMIDGELASRFLSTTASLLEDPLTLLSRI; translated from the coding sequence GTGGAAGATCGTGCCAACGAGCCCGGCCCGGGGAACGTCCTGGAATTCCGCCTCCCCGATCTCGGGGAGGGACTCGCCGACGCCGAACTGGTGTCCTGGTCGGTCGGGGTCGGCGACGAGGTGGAACTCAACCAGACGATCGCCGAGGTGGAGACGGCGAAGGCGGTGGTGGCGCTGCCTTCGCCGTTCGCCGGACGGGTGGTCGAATTGCTCGCGGAACCGGGCCAGACCGTGCCGGTCGGTGCGCCGCTGATCCGCATCGGCAGCGATCAGGCGCCCGCGCAACCGCCGCAGGACAGCGCGGCGGGCGAGACGAACGGCAACGGTCGCACCGCGGTGCTCGTCGGCTACGGGCCGGAAGGGGAAGCTGTGTCCAGGCGGCGCAGGCCCGCCGCCGCGCCGAACCCGCTGCCACCGCAGGGTGGTGATACACCCGAATCGATCCCGGAACAGCCTGCGGCACAGCTGGTTTCATCTGGCGATGCCGACAGTGCGGCGCGGCTGTCCACCGCTCGCGCCGCCGCGACGCCCGCGGCGCGGCGCCTGGCCCGCGAACTCGGCATCGATCTGTGGTTCGTCGCGGGCTCCGGCCCCGGTGGTGCCGTTACGGTGGACGACGTGCGGGGTGCGGTCCCCGTTTCCCAACCCCGCGCGACCGCGCCCGCCCCGGCCGGGGATACGCACGCCGACCCGAGCAGACCACAGGCGAGGGAGGAGCGGGTGCCGATCACCGGCGTCCGCAAGCGCACCGCGGCGGCGATGCTGGCGAGTGCGCGCACCATTCCGCAGGCCAGTACCTTCGTCACCCTCGATTTCACCGCGTCGATGGAACTGCTCGACCACCTGCGCAGCACGAAACCCTTCGCCGGGCTCACCCTCACCCCGCTCGCGCTGGTGGCGAAGTCCGCGCTCGCCGCGCTCGTCGAGTTCCCCGGCATCAATACGTTTTGGGACGAACAGAATCAGGAGATCGTCACCAAGCACTACGTGAATCTCGGCATCGCGGTGGCCACCGACCGCGGCCTGCTGGTACCGAACGTCAAAGAAGCGCAGTCGCTGAGCCTGCGCGATCTGACCAGGGAGATCGGCTGGCTGGCCGAGACCGCCCGCTCCGGCGGCGCGAGCCCCACCGACCTGCGCGGCGGCACCTTCACCATTACCAATGTCGGCGTCTTCGGTGTCGACACCGGTGTGCCGCTGGTGAATCCAGGTGAGGCGGCGATCCTGTGCCTCGGCTCGATCCGCAAGCGCCCGTGGGTGTTCCGCGACGAGCTCGCCGTCCGCTGGGTCACCACGCTGGGCATCAGCTTCGATCACCGCATGATCGACGGCGAACTCGCCTCCCGGTTCCTGTCGACGACCGCCTCGCTGCTGGAGGACCCGCTGACGCTGCTGAGCCGCATCTGA
- a CDS encoding uracil-xanthine permease family protein — MGEAAHSVDSRLPFGRQLTFGIQHVLIMYTGCITVPLVFGAAVGLDRSTVGLLISADLLIAGVITLVQSLGIGRLAGARLPIICGATFIALDPMVLIAKEYGMAAVYGSMMVGGVVGVALAWPFARMARFFPPLVSGTVLTIVGVSLIGSAGRLIIGNDPAAPSFATPSHIALAAVVVVLAVGFMCVAHGMWSQLGVLFALAVGIVIAVPMGLVVTDGIGEAAWVGLPEPFHFGAPQFPIAAVVAMSIVMAIVFAESTASMLAISEITGKPVGRADLARGLIGDGLSGVLGGVFTAFVDSMFNQNVGAVAATRVHSRYVTATSGAILVVLGVLPRFGEVVAAVPKPVVGGVGLVLFATIAIVGIDTLRKADIGDRVNAVIVATSLGVGLLPVLAKGMFDKFPSSVQILLDSGIAMGAVTVFALNLLFNHSRVGAYARRDELADAPVAQLDPPTVAASTAPA; from the coding sequence ATGGGAGAGGCAGCGCATTCCGTCGACAGCCGGTTGCCGTTCGGTCGGCAGCTGACCTTCGGCATCCAGCATGTTCTGATCATGTACACCGGGTGCATCACGGTGCCGCTGGTGTTCGGGGCGGCGGTGGGGCTGGACCGGAGCACGGTCGGGCTGCTGATCAGCGCGGACCTGCTCATCGCCGGGGTGATCACGCTGGTGCAGAGCCTGGGCATCGGCAGGCTGGCCGGCGCGCGGTTGCCGATCATCTGCGGGGCGACCTTCATCGCGCTGGACCCGATGGTGCTGATCGCCAAGGAGTACGGGATGGCGGCGGTATACGGGTCGATGATGGTCGGCGGTGTGGTCGGAGTGGCGCTGGCCTGGCCGTTCGCCCGGATGGCCAGGTTCTTTCCGCCGCTGGTCTCCGGGACGGTGCTGACCATCGTCGGTGTCTCGCTGATCGGGTCGGCGGGCAGGCTGATCATCGGAAACGATCCGGCGGCGCCATCGTTCGCGACGCCGTCGCATATCGCGCTGGCGGCCGTGGTGGTGGTGCTCGCGGTCGGCTTCATGTGTGTCGCGCACGGGATGTGGTCGCAGCTCGGGGTGCTGTTCGCGCTGGCGGTGGGGATCGTGATCGCGGTGCCGATGGGGCTGGTGGTCACCGACGGCATCGGCGAGGCCGCCTGGGTCGGCCTGCCCGAGCCGTTCCATTTCGGCGCGCCGCAGTTCCCGATCGCGGCCGTGGTGGCGATGAGCATCGTGATGGCGATCGTGTTCGCCGAGTCGACGGCGAGCATGCTGGCGATCAGCGAGATCACCGGAAAGCCGGTCGGCAGGGCCGATCTGGCCCGCGGCCTGATCGGCGACGGACTGTCCGGCGTGCTCGGCGGCGTCTTCACCGCGTTCGTGGACTCGATGTTCAACCAGAACGTCGGCGCCGTCGCGGCGACCAGGGTGCACAGCCGCTACGTGACCGCGACCAGCGGCGCGATCCTGGTGGTGCTCGGGGTGCTGCCGCGCTTCGGTGAGGTCGTCGCGGCGGTGCCGAAACCCGTTGTCGGTGGGGTCGGTCTGGTCCTGTTCGCGACGATCGCCATCGTCGGCATCGATACCCTGCGCAAGGCCGACATCGGCGACCGGGTCAATGCCGTCATCGTCGCCACCTCGCTCGGCGTCGGGTTGCTTCCGGTGCTGGCGAAGGGCATGTTCGACAAGTTCCCGTCCTCGGTGCAGATCCTGCTCGACAGTGGCATCGCGATGGGCGCGGTGACGGTGTTCGCACTGAACCTGCTGTTCAACCACAGCCGGGTCGGGGCATACGCGCGCCGCGACGAACTCGCCGATGCGCCTGTCGCACAGCTGGATCCGCCCACGGTAGCGGCAAGCACCGCACCGGCCTAG
- a CDS encoding benzoate/H(+) symporter BenE family transporter: protein MSNLSSAPAAPAEEYAPPPAAVGLGQPLGAGAVTALVGFTSSFAVVLSGLGAAGASPAQAASGLLAVCLTPAIGMMLLSFRYRMPITLAWSTPGAALLASTGAVAGGWPAAVGAFVLTGVLIVITGLWQRLGNLVAAIPVEIAQAMLAGVLLPLCLAPVKAVQTSPAVVVPVILVWLILQRFAKRWAVIAAFGTAAIGSGISILVQHRGLDLAAMVPTVELTVPHWNWQAIIGVAIPLYIVTMASQNIPGTAVMKSFGYLIPWRAAMTVTGLGTIIGAPAGGHAINLAAISAALSAAPTAHPDPKKRWLATFTAGTVYLGITLASAAVVTFIATAPAGVLETVAGLALLTTLAAALTGALGSEKHREAGVLTFLIAASGVGFAGIGAAFWALLAGLVARKVLSLRH, encoded by the coding sequence ATGTCGAACCTTTCCTCGGCGCCCGCGGCACCCGCCGAGGAGTACGCGCCACCGCCCGCCGCCGTCGGACTCGGACAGCCGCTAGGCGCCGGTGCCGTCACCGCGCTGGTGGGCTTCACCAGTTCGTTCGCGGTGGTGCTGAGCGGACTCGGCGCCGCGGGCGCGAGTCCGGCGCAGGCGGCGTCCGGGCTGCTCGCGGTGTGCCTGACCCCCGCGATCGGCATGATGCTGCTCAGCTTCCGGTATCGGATGCCGATCACGCTGGCCTGGTCAACCCCCGGTGCCGCGCTGCTCGCGAGCACGGGCGCGGTGGCAGGCGGCTGGCCCGCCGCGGTCGGGGCGTTCGTGCTCACCGGGGTGTTGATCGTGATCACCGGTCTGTGGCAGCGGCTCGGCAACCTGGTCGCCGCGATTCCGGTCGAGATCGCCCAGGCCATGCTGGCGGGCGTGCTGCTGCCGCTGTGCCTGGCGCCGGTCAAGGCGGTGCAGACCAGCCCGGCGGTGGTGGTGCCGGTGATCCTGGTCTGGCTGATCCTGCAACGCTTCGCCAAGCGCTGGGCGGTGATCGCGGCATTCGGCACCGCGGCGATCGGCTCCGGCATCAGCATTCTGGTCCAGCACCGCGGGCTCGATCTCGCCGCCATGGTTCCGACAGTGGAATTGACTGTCCCGCACTGGAATTGGCAGGCGATCATCGGCGTCGCGATACCGCTCTACATCGTCACCATGGCCTCGCAGAACATTCCCGGCACCGCCGTGATGAAGTCGTTCGGCTACCTGATCCCCTGGCGGGCGGCGATGACCGTGACCGGCCTCGGCACGATCATCGGCGCACCCGCGGGCGGCCACGCCATCAACCTGGCCGCGATCAGCGCGGCGCTGTCCGCCGCGCCCACCGCGCACCCCGATCCGAAGAAGCGCTGGCTCGCCACCTTCACCGCGGGCACCGTGTACCTGGGCATCACGCTCGCCTCGGCGGCCGTGGTCACGTTCATCGCCACCGCCCCCGCGGGTGTCCTGGAAACGGTCGCGGGCCTGGCACTGCTCACCACCCTGGCCGCCGCGCTCACCGGCGCCCTCGGCTCCGAAAAGCACCGCGAGGCAGGCGTGCTCACTTTCCTCATCGCCGCCTCCGGCGTCGGCTTCGCCGGGATCGGCGCCGCCTTCTGGGCCCTGCTCGCCGGTCTGGTCGCACGAAAGGTCTTGTCGCTCAGGCACTGA
- a CDS encoding sulfurtransferase: MSAVLISPEELREALSDRQVRLLDVRWALGDPDGPQHYLAGHIPGAVFVDMETELAAPPSPARGRHPLPDIAQLEKCARSWGIRQGDAVVVYDATGGMAAARAWWLLRWAGIADVRILDGGLPGWMRADGALATGTEPDPEPGDVELTPGHLPVIDADAAARWRGHLLDARAGERYRGEVEPIDPRAGHIPGAVSAPTVENLDASGRFRAAAELRDRFAGFTAEPVAVYCGSGVTAAHQVAALAVIGIEAALYPGSWSQWSNDPKRPVATGA, encoded by the coding sequence TTGAGCGCGGTACTGATCTCGCCGGAGGAGCTTCGAGAAGCCTTGTCGGACAGGCAGGTTCGCCTGCTCGACGTGCGATGGGCGCTAGGCGACCCGGACGGCCCGCAGCATTACCTCGCCGGCCACATCCCCGGCGCGGTGTTCGTCGACATGGAAACCGAGCTGGCCGCGCCGCCCTCGCCCGCGCGCGGCAGACACCCGCTTCCCGATATCGCGCAACTGGAGAAGTGCGCGCGCAGCTGGGGCATTCGCCAGGGCGACGCGGTGGTCGTCTACGACGCGACCGGCGGCATGGCCGCGGCGCGGGCCTGGTGGCTGCTGCGCTGGGCAGGCATCGCCGACGTGCGCATTCTCGACGGCGGGCTGCCCGGATGGATGCGCGCGGACGGCGCGCTGGCCACCGGCACCGAGCCCGATCCCGAACCCGGCGATGTCGAGCTGACCCCGGGGCATCTGCCGGTGATCGACGCCGACGCGGCCGCCCGCTGGCGCGGCCATCTGCTGGATGCCCGTGCGGGCGAGCGCTATCGCGGTGAGGTGGAGCCGATCGACCCGCGCGCGGGCCACATTCCCGGCGCCGTCAGCGCGCCGACCGTCGAGAACCTGGACGCCAGCGGCCGCTTCCGTGCCGCGGCCGAATTACGCGACCGTTTCGCGGGATTCACCGCCGAGCCGGTCGCGGTGTATTGCGGGTCCGGCGTCACGGCCGCCCATCAGGTCGCGGCGCTGGCCGTCATCGGCATCGAGGCCGCGCTGTACCCGGGCTCCTGGTCGCAGTGGTCCAACGACCCGAAGCGGCCGGTCGCCACCGGAGCCTGA